One region of Collinsella aerofaciens ATCC 25986 genomic DNA includes:
- a CDS encoding SIS domain-containing protein: MTTQEQVKDVVSQVLADKADKGGIKRVVWIGAGGSNGGNYPAQYFMEHEATQVVSSSYTSNEFVHATPAYVNENTLAVVVSMRGTKETIVAAQVAKDHGASTIAIYVDESGLTEVCDYKIQYDSLAVDESCMGRTNSAVVTMIAMELTQQTEGYAEYETAMAAFDLVDPIYRKAVEYTRPLAAKWAEQNADKPCINVMAQGPLFGAAYVFSICNVQEMLQIDSCTINTCDFFHGPFEILDKRTSLFQLISVGRSRCNDERGIRFVNQYGGERVYQLDAKELGLNDIKDSVSEYFNHLIFAPILNNVYMRALSAVTHKDYMTRRYMWKLDY; this comes from the coding sequence ATGACTACTCAGGAACAGGTTAAGGACGTCGTCTCCCAGGTTTTGGCCGACAAGGCAGACAAGGGCGGCATCAAGCGCGTCGTGTGGATTGGCGCCGGCGGATCCAACGGTGGCAACTATCCTGCCCAGTACTTTATGGAGCACGAGGCCACGCAGGTCGTGAGCTCCAGCTACACCAGCAATGAGTTCGTGCACGCCACGCCCGCCTATGTCAACGAGAACACCCTGGCCGTCGTCGTGTCCATGCGCGGCACCAAGGAGACCATCGTCGCCGCCCAGGTCGCCAAGGACCACGGCGCCAGCACCATCGCCATCTATGTCGATGAGTCCGGCCTCACCGAGGTCTGCGACTACAAGATTCAGTATGACAGCCTGGCCGTCGACGAGTCTTGCATGGGCCGTACCAACTCCGCCGTCGTGACCATGATCGCCATGGAGCTTACGCAGCAGACCGAGGGCTATGCCGAGTATGAGACCGCTATGGCCGCCTTCGACCTGGTTGACCCCATCTATCGCAAGGCCGTCGAGTACACCCGTCCGCTCGCCGCCAAGTGGGCCGAGCAAAACGCCGACAAGCCCTGCATCAACGTGATGGCTCAGGGTCCGCTCTTTGGTGCCGCCTACGTCTTTAGCATCTGCAACGTGCAGGAGATGCTGCAGATCGACTCCTGCACCATCAACACCTGCGACTTCTTCCACGGCCCCTTCGAGATCCTGGACAAGCGCACCTCGCTGTTCCAGCTCATCAGCGTCGGCCGCAGCCGCTGCAACGACGAGCGCGGCATCCGCTTCGTCAACCAGTACGGTGGCGAGCGCGTCTATCAGCTCGACGCCAAGGAGCTCGGCCTCAACGACATCAAGGACAGCGTGAGCGAGTACTTCAATCACCTGATCTTTGCCCCGATCCTCAACAACGTGTACATGCGTGCGCTCTCTGCCGTCACCCACAAGGACTACATGACGCGCCGCTACATGTGGAAGCTGGACTACTAG
- the mfd gene encoding transcription-repair coupling factor: MLIHRIAAQLYTAEALQAVEAGLDAGEDVTLAVSQSGRTLMAAAQFARRPRPTVYIVSGEDAADRAARSLAAYVGLAHVCRFPERKDYPWREQAPDDAVVAQRCEALGRIVRGDNCIMVASARALLRCVPPVESRYWESTTFAVGEEIPFDEVPQRLVGMGYTNAGAADAPGLFRVHGDTVEVFPAQEKAPVRIEFFGDEIDRIRRMVSSTGQTIGNEDSIEIFPCRELALTDEAVHNMHVALYRASQDDSKLAALLEMVDARIVTPELDRFLPVMYGQTVSPLAHVSGKALVVLSEPRSLFDDCLRAYEDIEARAGEAGIDRLDGLYVRAQQLDFGAQQRLNYVSLIRAGGAVTAELKIEQPAIAGSDNRFMTRVQEVVGKRYACVFAIPDRGARESMELTFGDEGITFEESLTAAPENAGVIGERVRVAAADSADRAARQDAHAAIRERKADALNARSLEAGAAQAAAGAAVPTISRGRVTFVDAALPQGVVVPDANLAVFSIADLNARMDANRARSRRKVDITQITFPFKPGDYVVHATHGIALFSEIARQEVGGKERDYFLLEYADGDKLYVPLEQVDRITRYVGPDGDKPRLTRLNTADWTRATNKARKNAKKLAFDLVDLYTRRSSITGIACPPDTPEQIEMEESFPYDETRDQLEAIADIKADMEAPKPMDRLLCGDVGFGKTEVALRAAFKCVDSGRQVMVLCPTTILAQQHYETFFERFAPFGLEVEVLSRFRTPAQQKRALKAFAEGTIDVLIGTHRLLSADVNPKNLGMVIIDEEQRFGVQHKEQLKNLREQIDVLTLSATPIPRTMQMATSGVRDMSLITTPPTGRRPVIVHVGEYDPDVVSAAIRLEVGRGGQVYYVSNRVKTIDDAVARVHEAAPEARVGVAHGKMSPREVEDVMIEFATKKIDVLIATTIVESGIDNATANTLIIEDSQRLGLAQLYQLKGRVGRSATQAYAYFMFPGELPLTEEATARLTALSEFQDLGSGMRIAMRDLEIRGAGSLMGAEQHGNLSSVGFDLFTQMLGQAVAEARGDDDAGVEAASVGINLPADYFLSEEYLPAVDQRVLVYRKLAAAEDLESIDEVQEETEAAHGELPLAGLNLFNRARIRIRGERLGLESVTLSGGRITFLGVDVPKKVAFELKTRYGAVNFPKSRKLSVPYKAGAGAGSGLGRGLDANDGTGPVAAALMLLQQLGASDDD, encoded by the coding sequence ATGCTCATTCACCGTATAGCCGCGCAGCTCTACACTGCCGAGGCCTTGCAGGCCGTCGAGGCCGGGCTCGATGCTGGCGAGGACGTGACGCTGGCTGTGTCGCAGTCGGGCCGCACGCTTATGGCGGCCGCCCAGTTTGCGCGCCGTCCGCGCCCGACGGTCTATATCGTGAGCGGCGAGGATGCGGCCGATCGCGCCGCGCGTAGCCTTGCCGCCTACGTGGGCCTGGCGCACGTGTGTCGTTTTCCTGAGCGCAAGGACTATCCGTGGCGCGAGCAGGCGCCGGACGACGCCGTGGTGGCGCAGCGCTGCGAGGCTCTGGGGCGCATCGTGCGCGGGGACAACTGCATCATGGTCGCCTCGGCTCGCGCGCTGCTGCGCTGCGTGCCGCCGGTCGAGAGCCGCTACTGGGAGTCCACTACTTTTGCGGTGGGCGAGGAGATTCCCTTTGACGAGGTGCCGCAGCGCTTGGTGGGCATGGGCTACACCAATGCCGGCGCCGCCGATGCGCCCGGCTTGTTTCGCGTTCACGGCGACACCGTCGAGGTGTTCCCCGCACAGGAAAAGGCACCCGTGCGCATCGAGTTCTTCGGCGACGAGATTGACCGCATCCGCCGCATGGTGAGCTCCACGGGGCAGACCATCGGCAACGAGGACAGCATCGAAATCTTTCCCTGCCGCGAACTGGCACTCACCGACGAGGCCGTCCACAACATGCATGTGGCGCTCTATCGCGCCAGCCAGGATGACAGCAAACTGGCGGCGCTGCTCGAGATGGTGGATGCGCGCATCGTCACGCCCGAGCTCGACCGCTTTTTGCCGGTGATGTACGGCCAGACCGTAAGCCCGTTGGCGCACGTGAGCGGCAAGGCGCTCGTGGTTCTGTCCGAGCCGCGCTCGCTGTTCGACGACTGCCTGCGCGCCTACGAGGATATCGAGGCGCGTGCCGGCGAGGCAGGGATTGACCGCCTGGATGGTCTGTACGTGCGCGCTCAACAGCTCGATTTTGGTGCCCAGCAGCGCTTGAACTACGTAAGCCTCATCCGTGCCGGCGGTGCGGTGACGGCCGAGCTCAAGATTGAGCAGCCTGCTATCGCAGGCTCGGACAACCGTTTTATGACGCGCGTTCAGGAAGTCGTGGGCAAGCGCTATGCCTGCGTGTTTGCCATTCCCGACCGCGGCGCGCGCGAGTCGATGGAGCTCACCTTTGGCGACGAGGGCATTACCTTTGAGGAATCGCTGACGGCCGCGCCCGAAAACGCCGGCGTCATTGGCGAGCGCGTGCGCGTGGCGGCGGCAGATTCTGCCGATCGTGCTGCCCGTCAGGATGCTCATGCTGCAATTCGCGAGCGTAAGGCTGACGCGCTCAACGCCCGCTCGCTCGAGGCGGGCGCGGCCCAGGCTGCCGCCGGTGCTGCCGTGCCCACTATCTCGCGCGGACGCGTGACCTTTGTCGATGCCGCCCTGCCGCAGGGCGTGGTGGTGCCCGATGCCAACCTGGCCGTGTTCTCGATCGCCGACCTCAACGCCCGTATGGATGCCAACCGCGCGCGCAGCCGCCGCAAGGTGGACATTACGCAGATCACGTTTCCGTTTAAGCCGGGCGACTACGTGGTGCACGCCACTCACGGCATCGCGCTCTTTAGCGAGATCGCGCGCCAGGAAGTGGGCGGCAAGGAGCGCGACTACTTTTTGCTGGAATATGCCGACGGCGACAAGCTCTACGTGCCGCTCGAGCAGGTCGACCGCATCACGCGCTATGTTGGCCCCGACGGCGACAAGCCGCGCCTGACCAGGCTCAACACCGCCGACTGGACGCGGGCTACCAACAAGGCGCGCAAGAATGCCAAAAAGCTGGCGTTTGACCTGGTCGACCTGTATACACGCCGCTCGTCGATTACCGGTATCGCCTGCCCGCCCGACACGCCCGAGCAGATCGAGATGGAGGAGAGCTTTCCCTACGACGAGACGCGCGACCAGCTGGAGGCTATTGCCGACATCAAGGCCGACATGGAAGCGCCCAAGCCCATGGACCGCCTGCTGTGCGGCGACGTGGGCTTTGGCAAGACCGAGGTTGCCCTGCGCGCGGCGTTTAAGTGCGTGGACTCCGGCCGCCAGGTCATGGTGCTCTGCCCCACGACCATTCTGGCCCAGCAGCACTATGAGACGTTCTTTGAGCGCTTTGCCCCGTTTGGCCTCGAGGTCGAAGTGCTCAGCCGCTTCCGCACCCCGGCGCAGCAAAAGCGCGCGCTTAAGGCGTTTGCCGAGGGCACGATCGACGTGCTCATCGGCACGCACCGCTTGCTTTCTGCCGACGTGAACCCCAAGAACCTGGGCATGGTGATCATCGACGAGGAGCAGCGCTTTGGTGTGCAGCACAAGGAGCAGCTCAAGAACCTGCGCGAGCAAATCGACGTGCTCACGCTTTCGGCAACGCCTATTCCGCGAACCATGCAGATGGCCACGAGCGGCGTGCGCGACATGAGCCTGATCACCACACCGCCGACCGGGCGTCGTCCCGTGATCGTGCACGTGGGGGAGTACGACCCCGATGTGGTGAGCGCGGCGATTCGCCTGGAGGTGGGCCGCGGCGGCCAGGTGTACTACGTGTCCAACCGCGTTAAGACCATCGATGACGCCGTGGCGCGCGTGCATGAGGCCGCGCCCGAGGCGCGCGTGGGCGTGGCACACGGCAAGATGAGCCCGCGCGAGGTCGAGGACGTGATGATTGAGTTCGCGACCAAAAAGATCGATGTGCTCATCGCCACGACCATCGTGGAGAGCGGCATCGACAACGCAACGGCCAACACGCTGATCATCGAGGACTCGCAGCGCCTTGGCCTGGCGCAGCTCTACCAGCTCAAGGGCCGTGTGGGCCGCTCTGCCACGCAGGCCTACGCGTACTTTATGTTCCCCGGCGAGCTGCCGCTCACCGAGGAGGCAACGGCGCGCCTGACCGCACTTTCCGAGTTCCAGGACCTGGGCAGCGGCATGCGCATCGCCATGCGCGACCTAGAGATCCGTGGCGCCGGTTCGCTTATGGGAGCCGAGCAGCACGGCAACCTGTCGAGCGTGGGCTTTGATCTGTTTACGCAGATGCTGGGCCAGGCCGTGGCCGAGGCGCGCGGCGATGACGACGCCGGCGTGGAGGCGGCGAGCGTGGGTATTAACCTGCCGGCCGACTACTTCTTGTCCGAGGAGTACCTGCCGGCGGTGGACCAGCGCGTGCTCGTGTACCGTAAGCTCGCAGCGGCCGAGGACCTGGAGAGCATTGACGAGGTGCAGGAAGAGACCGAGGCCGCGCATGGTGAGCTGCCGTTGGCGGGACTCAACCTGTTCAATCGCGCGCGCATCCGCATTCGCGGCGAGCGCCTGGGGCTCGAGAGCGTCACGCTCAGCGGCGGTCGCATCACGTTTTTGGGCGTCGACGTGCCCAAGAAGGTGGCCTTTGAGCTTAAGACCCGCTATGGCGCGGTGAACTTCCCCAAGAGCCGCAAGCTATCGGTGCCCTACAAGGCGGGCGCCGGCGCGGGCAGCGGCCTGGGTCGCGGTCTCGACGCCAACGACGGCACCGGCCCCGTGGCGGCCGCGCTCATGCTGCTGCAACAGCTGGGTGCCAGCGACGACGACTAA
- a CDS encoding DMT family transporter — MKKSNLGYVLVLIAALMWGSIGIFVNGISAMGVSSQSMAAFRLLVGALILAPVLMFMGCRPGEGSTVAQGPLALFKASPKELVPCALVGIVGLAAANTCYYECMGEVGMSTASVLLYTSPVFGVMLGRVLYREDVTPNKLVAIVFNIVGCVLAVTNGDLSGFHFSVWGVTSGVIAGLCGASLAVFSRIATKTVHPLAVTFWGFVFGGAVMAAIAAPWPDVAAAMSPQLLLLFLGFGLIPTAVAYILYMQGLSMGLETSKVPVVMSFETVVTVLVGIGVYAEPAGAIKVLGIVLVLASILIMNTDFSKLRNSVFVGHVIESMTFKPNAWWTEKSQDMDLFKERTGIALEPTVQESPWYFVR; from the coding sequence TTGAAGAAAAGCAATCTGGGCTATGTGCTGGTGCTGATCGCCGCGCTTATGTGGGGCAGCATCGGAATCTTTGTAAACGGCATCTCGGCCATGGGCGTTTCGTCCCAGAGCATGGCTGCCTTTCGCTTGTTGGTCGGAGCGCTTATCTTGGCGCCGGTCCTGATGTTTATGGGCTGCCGTCCGGGTGAGGGGTCTACCGTGGCTCAGGGTCCGCTGGCCCTGTTCAAGGCAAGCCCTAAAGAGCTTGTTCCCTGTGCGCTTGTCGGCATCGTCGGTTTGGCCGCCGCCAACACCTGTTATTACGAGTGCATGGGCGAGGTGGGCATGTCCACGGCCTCGGTGCTGCTCTACACCTCGCCGGTGTTTGGCGTCATGCTCGGCCGCGTGCTTTATCGCGAGGACGTGACCCCCAACAAGCTCGTTGCCATTGTCTTTAACATCGTAGGCTGCGTGCTTGCAGTGACCAATGGCGACCTTTCCGGTTTTCATTTTTCGGTTTGGGGCGTCACGTCGGGCGTGATTGCAGGCCTTTGTGGTGCGTCGCTCGCGGTGTTTAGCCGAATAGCAACCAAGACGGTCCACCCGCTGGCTGTCACGTTTTGGGGCTTTGTTTTTGGCGGTGCGGTTATGGCAGCTATCGCGGCTCCGTGGCCGGATGTCGCCGCGGCAATGTCGCCACAGCTGCTGCTGCTGTTCCTTGGCTTTGGACTCATCCCCACAGCCGTTGCTTACATCTTATATATGCAGGGTCTGTCCATGGGGCTCGAGACATCGAAAGTTCCCGTCGTAATGTCTTTCGAGACGGTCGTCACCGTACTGGTGGGCATTGGTGTCTACGCCGAGCCCGCCGGCGCGATTAAAGTCCTGGGCATCGTGTTGGTGCTCGCGTCCATCCTGATTATGAACACCGACTTCTCCAAGCTGCGCAACAGTGTGTTTGTCGGTCATGTCATTGAGAGCATGACCTTTAAGCCCAACGCGTGGTGGACCGAAAAATCTCAGGACATGGATCTGTTTAAGGAACGCACCGGCATTGCGCTGGAACCCACCGTACAGGAAAGCCCCTGGTACTTCGTGCGATAG
- a CDS encoding GNAT family N-acetyltransferase, with protein MTEMSDPTIRLATPDDAPALLAIYEPYVRQTAITCEYEVPSVEEFAGRIERTLKRYPYLVMELDGRPVGYAYVSPLNSREAYDWSVETSIYLARDVRHGGLGRKLHDALKQCLIAMGITNMCALIAVPHDKDDEYLTHNSQDFHAHMGYRLVGAFDRCAQKFGRWYDMCWMELVLAERVPNQPKPTWFPDLLKPTI; from the coding sequence ATGACCGAGATGTCCGATCCGACGATTCGTCTGGCGACGCCCGATGATGCGCCGGCGTTGCTTGCCATCTATGAGCCGTATGTGCGCCAGACGGCGATTACCTGCGAATACGAGGTGCCGAGCGTTGAGGAGTTCGCCGGGCGCATCGAGCGCACGCTCAAGCGCTATCCGTATCTGGTGATGGAACTGGACGGGCGTCCGGTAGGCTATGCCTATGTGAGTCCGCTCAACAGCCGCGAGGCATACGACTGGTCGGTCGAGACATCGATCTACCTGGCGCGTGATGTGCGCCACGGCGGGCTGGGCCGCAAGCTGCATGACGCGCTTAAGCAATGCCTGATCGCGATGGGTATCACCAACATGTGCGCCCTCATCGCCGTGCCGCACGACAAGGACGATGAGTACCTGACGCACAACAGCCAGGACTTCCATGCCCATATGGGGTATCGCCTGGTGGGCGCCTTCGATCGCTGCGCCCAAAAGTTCGGCCGCTGGTACGACATGTGCTGGATGGAGTTGGTCCTAGCCGAGCGCGTCCCCAACCAACCCAAACCAACCTGGTTCCCCGACCTCCTCAAACCTACCATTTAG
- a CDS encoding threonine aldolase family protein has product MLAFNNDYSHGAHPAVLQALVDTNMEPQPGYGTDAHTERAKQLIREACQAPDADVFFLVGGTQANATVIDMLLAPYEGVVAAETGHVACHEAGAIEFGGHKVLTIPGYEGKMHAEDLENYIQVFYENESYEHTVFPGAVYVSLSTEYGTLYSKAELAAIHAVCQKREIPLFVDGARLAYALAADECDITLPELAQLCDVFYIGGTKCGALCGEAVVFCGMHAPAHPIPRIKQHGALLAKGRLTGVQFEALFTDGLYFEIGRQAIETAQTLRRVLHERGYQFFLETPTNQQFVILPNEDMARIREHASIEYWEKYDDTHTVVRFCTSWATTQEDIDALAAVL; this is encoded by the coding sequence ATGCTCGCGTTCAACAACGACTATTCCCACGGCGCACACCCAGCGGTGCTGCAGGCGCTCGTCGATACCAACATGGAGCCGCAGCCCGGCTACGGTACCGATGCGCATACCGAGCGTGCCAAGCAACTTATTCGCGAGGCCTGCCAGGCCCCCGATGCCGACGTGTTTTTTCTGGTGGGCGGCACGCAGGCCAACGCGACGGTGATCGACATGCTGCTCGCGCCGTACGAGGGCGTCGTTGCTGCCGAGACTGGCCACGTCGCCTGCCACGAGGCGGGCGCCATCGAGTTTGGCGGCCACAAGGTACTCACCATCCCCGGCTACGAGGGCAAGATGCACGCCGAGGACCTCGAGAACTATATCCAGGTGTTCTACGAAAACGAGAGCTACGAGCACACGGTGTTCCCGGGCGCCGTGTACGTGAGTCTATCGACCGAGTACGGCACGCTGTACTCCAAGGCCGAGCTCGCGGCGATTCATGCGGTATGCCAGAAGCGCGAGATTCCGCTGTTTGTGGACGGTGCTCGCCTGGCCTATGCGCTGGCGGCCGATGAGTGCGACATTACCCTGCCCGAGCTGGCGCAGCTGTGCGACGTGTTCTACATCGGCGGCACCAAGTGCGGCGCGCTCTGCGGCGAGGCTGTGGTGTTCTGCGGCATGCACGCTCCGGCACATCCCATTCCGCGCATTAAGCAGCACGGCGCGCTGTTGGCCAAGGGCCGCCTGACGGGCGTGCAGTTTGAGGCACTCTTTACCGATGGCTTGTATTTTGAGATTGGTCGACAGGCGATCGAGACGGCCCAGACGCTACGTCGTGTGCTGCACGAGCGCGGTTACCAGTTCTTTTTGGAGACGCCCACGAACCAGCAGTTTGTGATTCTGCCCAACGAGGATATGGCCCGCATTCGCGAGCATGCCTCGATCGAGTACTGGGAAAAGTACGACGATACTCACACGGTGGTGCGCTTTTGCACCAGCTGGGCCACGACGCAGGAGGACATCGACGCGTTGGCGGCTGTCCTGTAG
- a CDS encoding PTS mannose/fructose/sorbose/N-acetylgalactosamine transporter subunit IIC yields the protein MNTFISAVLVGLVGVFCMWDSRLLGRLNFEQPLVGATLVGLLLGDVPTGLAVGAAVELVSMGLVQVGAAVPPDMVLGGIVAAAFACLTDASAETAMTIAIPVAVLGQLLGIVFRSIIAALTHVADSAIDNGKFKTAYRMHICAGSGLYAVMYFLPIFLAVFVGTDLVQAIVNMVPEWLSTGLNVSTKIMTAYGLALLLTMMIKKGMTPFLFIGFLLAAYLNLSVIAVALIGVCLAVVFMGFKFNGSHAAAGVDSDYDPLEDDED from the coding sequence ATGAATACGTTCATCAGTGCGGTGCTCGTCGGCCTCGTCGGCGTGTTCTGCATGTGGGACTCCCGCCTGCTCGGTCGTCTTAACTTCGAGCAGCCCCTCGTTGGCGCTACGCTCGTCGGTCTGCTGCTGGGCGATGTGCCCACCGGCCTTGCCGTCGGTGCCGCCGTCGAGCTCGTGTCCATGGGCCTGGTGCAGGTCGGCGCCGCCGTTCCGCCCGATATGGTCCTGGGCGGCATCGTGGCCGCTGCCTTTGCGTGCCTGACCGATGCTTCCGCCGAGACCGCCATGACGATCGCCATCCCGGTCGCCGTCCTGGGTCAGCTTCTCGGCATCGTGTTCCGTTCCATCATCGCCGCCCTCACCCATGTGGCAGATAGCGCGATCGATAACGGAAAGTTCAAGACCGCCTACCGTATGCACATCTGCGCCGGCTCCGGTCTGTACGCCGTCATGTACTTCCTGCCGATCTTCCTCGCCGTTTTTGTTGGCACCGACCTGGTTCAGGCCATCGTCAACATGGTTCCCGAGTGGCTGTCCACTGGTCTTAACGTTTCGACCAAGATCATGACCGCCTACGGCTTGGCCCTGCTGCTCACCATGATGATCAAGAAGGGTATGACTCCGTTCCTGTTCATCGGTTTCCTGCTCGCCGCTTACCTCAACCTGTCCGTCATCGCGGTCGCTCTGATCGGTGTGTGCCTGGCTGTCGTCTTCATGGGCTTCAAGTTCAACGGTTCCCATGCAGCCGCCGGTGTCGATTCCGACTACGATCCGCTCGAAGACGACGAAGACTAA
- a CDS encoding phosphatase PAP2 family protein — MFGYIYKKDVAIIAVVLCLCLGVGSFFDYQISSALFNIGSMYGRFIEAAGELPFELTASIAGVMLVRAVRPDSRGSKWLAVLGILINVGLLGYEIVSSLRVGGKLIAAQLVLTFVLVIAANLIVYRLTRTTEPDELTRWALMVLVVWVAQAIILNVIVKPLWSRPRMRVIEVTQGLEFQPWWVIGNPDKWAYIAAGVVKDGFKSFASGHTAHAAIGLMLAGLPAAAFKEKSSRRRVIFWAAAVVAALVALGRIVIGAHFLSDVSCGFALVLALECLAARIAYPNGVQ, encoded by the coding sequence ATGTTCGGATACATCTATAAGAAAGATGTCGCCATTATCGCGGTTGTCCTGTGTCTTTGTCTGGGCGTGGGCAGCTTCTTCGATTATCAGATCTCGAGCGCGCTGTTCAATATCGGCAGCATGTACGGTCGCTTTATCGAGGCGGCCGGCGAGCTGCCGTTTGAGCTGACGGCGAGCATCGCGGGCGTTATGCTCGTGCGCGCGGTGCGTCCCGACTCCAGGGGGAGCAAATGGCTCGCCGTGCTCGGCATCCTCATCAACGTGGGCCTGCTCGGCTACGAGATCGTTTCGTCCCTGAGGGTTGGCGGCAAACTCATCGCGGCTCAGTTGGTGCTGACGTTTGTGCTGGTCATCGCCGCCAATCTTATCGTCTATCGTCTCACGCGCACGACCGAGCCCGACGAGCTCACGCGCTGGGCGTTGATGGTGCTTGTCGTGTGGGTCGCTCAGGCCATCATCCTCAACGTGATTGTCAAGCCGCTGTGGTCGCGCCCACGCATGCGCGTGATCGAGGTGACGCAGGGACTCGAGTTTCAGCCGTGGTGGGTGATCGGCAACCCTGACAAGTGGGCCTATATTGCCGCCGGTGTAGTCAAGGACGGCTTTAAGTCGTTTGCGAGCGGACACACGGCGCATGCGGCGATTGGCCTTATGCTCGCCGGGCTTCCCGCGGCAGCCTTTAAGGAAAAATCTTCGCGTCGCCGCGTGATCTTTTGGGCGGCGGCTGTGGTCGCGGCGCTCGTCGCGCTTGGCCGCATCGTGATCGGTGCACACTTTTTGAGCGACGTGAGCTGCGGTTTTGCCCTGGTACTGGCGCTTGAGTGCCTTGCCGCGCGCATTGCCTATCCCAACGGCGTACAATAG
- a CDS encoding GntR family transcriptional regulator, translated as MNASSKKRLTQYERLAGMLRDRIASGTYARGDKLPSEMELMDESGLSRSTVRHALKVLVDEGLVRTERGRGAFVADTPALHENNLVFSSYTTQVQGQGMKPTTRTVDSGFAKAAGNAAKFFDVAVGSKLVKLVRLRYLDDAPLCLETTYLPPSFEALIDRDINGSLYATLRQEFHRAPAQGHKTFEVCYASQNEAFLLNVGRGQALILITDYVYDTDGRPLHVSKRIQRTDRAKYTEPIG; from the coding sequence ATGAACGCTTCATCTAAAAAGAGACTGACCCAATACGAGCGCTTGGCGGGCATGCTGCGCGACCGCATCGCCTCCGGCACCTACGCGCGCGGAGACAAGCTGCCGTCCGAGATGGAACTCATGGACGAATCGGGGCTGTCGCGCAGCACCGTACGCCACGCCCTTAAGGTGCTCGTTGACGAGGGCCTGGTGCGCACCGAGCGCGGGCGTGGCGCCTTTGTGGCCGACACGCCGGCACTCCACGAGAACAACCTGGTGTTTTCGAGCTACACGACACAGGTCCAGGGTCAGGGTATGAAGCCCACCACGCGCACGGTGGACTCGGGCTTTGCCAAGGCCGCGGGCAATGCGGCCAAGTTCTTCGATGTCGCCGTGGGCAGCAAGCTCGTCAAACTTGTCCGCCTGCGTTATCTGGACGATGCGCCGCTGTGCCTGGAGACCACCTATCTACCACCGAGCTTTGAAGCACTCATCGATCGCGATATCAACGGTTCGCTCTACGCCACGCTGCGCCAGGAATTCCATCGCGCGCCGGCACAGGGACATAAGACCTTTGAGGTGTGCTATGCCTCGCAAAACGAGGCGTTTTTGCTCAACGTTGGGCGCGGGCAGGCGCTGATCCTGATCACCGACTACGTGTACGACACCGACGGCCGACCGCTCCATGTCTCCAAGCGCATCCAGCGCACCGACCGTGCCAAATACACCGAGCCCATCGGCTAA
- a CDS encoding PTS mannose/fructose/sorbose transporter subunit IIAB, whose product MNQIILASHGGLAAGAKDTLEMVLGDVSNVHVVSLARDDKEPITNKVDAMIATFNADDTVYVLTDMLGSSVNNSMVELSKNGTKFTVVSGFNIPLALTLAMSPVPVKGAELAALINEARTGLTNPNAPVEAAAAPAKKATASRHSSGPAKIVLARLDYRLLHGQVVFTWTTKVQAERIIVVDNAAANDDIKKGALKLAKPQGVRLNVFTVERALAKMDKLNTLGERVMFVFGNTAEMLQFCQGYKLDAINLGATANHDGADQVGGKDSSVFLDATQKADVNQLLDMGIKLYVQQTPTYQSVDIDAKL is encoded by the coding sequence ATGAATCAGATCATTCTCGCATCTCATGGCGGCCTGGCCGCAGGCGCCAAAGACACGCTCGAGATGGTTCTCGGCGACGTGTCGAACGTCCACGTCGTGTCGCTTGCTCGTGACGACAAGGAGCCCATCACCAACAAGGTGGACGCCATGATCGCCACGTTCAACGCGGACGACACCGTCTATGTGCTGACCGATATGCTCGGCAGCTCGGTCAACAACAGCATGGTCGAGCTTTCCAAGAACGGCACGAAGTTCACGGTTGTCAGCGGTTTCAACATCCCGCTGGCGCTCACGCTCGCTATGAGCCCCGTCCCCGTCAAGGGCGCCGAGCTCGCGGCCCTCATCAACGAGGCCCGCACCGGTCTGACCAACCCCAACGCACCGGTCGAGGCCGCCGCGGCCCCCGCCAAGAAGGCCACGGCGTCCCGTCACAGCTCCGGTCCCGCCAAGATCGTCCTCGCACGTCTTGACTACCGTCTGCTGCACGGCCAGGTCGTCTTTACCTGGACCACCAAGGTTCAGGCCGAGCGCATCATCGTCGTCGACAACGCTGCCGCCAACGATGACATCAAGAAGGGCGCTCTCAAGCTGGCCAAGCCCCAGGGCGTGCGCCTGAACGTCTTCACCGTCGAGCGTGCCCTCGCCAAGATGGACAAGCTCAACACCCTCGGCGAGCGCGTCATGTTCGTCTTTGGCAACACTGCCGAGATGCTGCAGTTCTGCCAGGGCTACAAGCTCGACGCCATCAACCTGGGCGCCACCGCCAACCACGACGGTGCCGATCAGGTCGGCGGCAAGGACAGCTCCGTCTTTCTCGACGCCACCCAGAAGGCCGACGTCAATCAGCTGCTCGACATGGGCATCAAGCTCTATGTTCAGCAGACCCCTACGTATCAGAGCGTCGACATCGACGCCAAGCTGTAA